ACGGAGCGGTATAAGTAGCAAGGACTTATTAATTATCGACAAGCATCcatttatattattcattgaagcgTTTCTtctaagaatccaaaacgcttccaaaGTCTTCCTTACCAATATTTCTGTTTTGCCAGTATAACAAGCCAGCATAAAGCACTTCAGATCAtgatcgtttccgttgtgggcctcattcCTATGCTTTCCAAGTGATGCTATCAAACTTTTACACCGTTTTCCGCCCACATGTTTAATTCTCACTTCGATTTTCCTACAGGTCTCCcaatgtaagttgcattgcacatcAAGCTCCTTATCTCATATATTATCTCCATCTGTCTTATAGAAAAGCAGACGCCTGTTTTCCGCAGCGGCAAATGACATATCTTTCGCAGATGCGGTACCAATCGTATAATCTCTTCCTAAAAAGGGTTTTGATATTCGCATTAGGGATGATTTTCGGGATCAAATCAACTTGTAATTGTACTCGAGTAATCCTGCGTAGAACAGCGCCAGTGACATTGTCATAAATAAAGGGAAAAGGAAGAGGGTTCGTGCTTTTGCATCTGCACTTTGAGTTGGTAAAGTCAGTAAGTCATATTCGCAAtgcattttcttctaatttttttctggaaccctAGAGCGCTGCTTCTGGAGCTGTGAACTTCAGGTATAAAAGTACTGGTAGTCTTTTCACAGATATCTACCAGACGACTGTCGTTGTCCGTCGTTTTCTTCGTGGGATAGTatcattttccaagcacatcggaCTCTTCTCCGAGGTCAATCTTTGCATTTGCATCAATTCCGACGATAATCGACTGTTGGCTGGTTATCTTGGATATGATGTGTTGAGATCATAGAAAAGCGCCCTTGTGATAGTCTTCAGCGGCCTTTGTAAGTTCgagagcacttacgatccagagtttacgtcctctacGATCCCGCAGTTGTACGAAGGCGCACCTAGAAGacgagccaaattcctccaccaggttatTGTAGCCGTTATTTACTGCCACCACCCAGGCTCACAGCTTCTTCTAATTAGGACCGCTGAAATATATGGTGCAGTTGCAATATAGCAAACGGCGCATCCATCGCAGCAGTCTGAaaagagcggcttgttggagctGACTCGACAATCAAGTGATCGGCAGTTCAGTACCACGAAATGGATGTCTGTAGTCAAAAATACCATGTTTTCTCTAGGTATTTGACCCATGAAAGTATGGATTCTGGCAGTGTGATGGACGACAACACCTTTTTGTAACGTTTGAGAAACATGCGCATAtaacattgaaaaatatatAGCTTGAACCCTCCAAAGGCGTATACTCAAACGTCAGATTGCGTTTAGTAAAAGCAGGGTCACCATGAGCAGGTAACAATCACACTTGTATACGCGACCTCGACAGATATGCATTTTTATAATAGGGATCAACTAGGCTGCATCACTATTACAAAAACTATTTTCTTGAGAAACCGCGAAATCTGGTACTAATGTTGGTTTTTTACATGGCCAGTATCCGAAGACCTTATAATGAGTCGCGTCCacgtgatgatgatgatgattcgCAAGCatttaaaatagaaatggTGCGAAATATGTGACAACACATTTATAACCACCTGCCGTGAATGGTGGCAAAGGCGTCGTTCTCGTCACTGATGGAGATGTAGTCGTCGTTGTTGACTCAGAGGTCGTTTCAGATGTTTGATAATCCGTCGTTTCGCCATAGCAAATACTGCACTCATATATGTGACAGATCTTTTTGTAGTCGTTCTTCGAtggttctttttgtttcccaATCAGATCCTATAGTATTTTAAATACTTGCGAGCAGAAAACGAGATTATTGGATATTTGAAAACCCTATTATTGATATGCTCAATTTTTCGCAGTGCACAATGAGTTATATTTCGATAGTTACCTGATATTTACTATCTAAAGTTTCTAAAGTAATCGTTCCAGGTTTGGCGAACGCGTTCTTTTCGTAATGCATAATAGACAAGTAGTCATAAGGCACTCCGTAGGTGTAGGCGTCAGTCGACAGGAGTTTTCCAAACTGATTCTGGTAACCTCAATAAGCTATAATTTCATTGGATTTCATTGAAAGAAGAAGCTAGTTACTCAGTCAACAACTAGATAAGAGATAAACAAATTTTAGTACTGAATATATGCACTTCAGCACTGCTCGTAATGGTAAGAAGGAACACTTCTGTTGCCACCAAAAAAAGATGCTGCAAAAAAACCTGGTAGTCGCAGAAATTAGGTTTGAAATTGTGCAAGCTGCTGCACAGTCGTTCGTGCTGTTGTCAAGAGCACCTACCTTCCAGAACGTTTTCTTCATGCACTTTGACGTATTTATCTCTATCGTTACGCATATGTTCATGCCATAAACCAAGAACGTGAAGCATTTCGTGAATTACAACATCATACTTTATGCATCTGGGGGGATAGATGTTATTTGTTCTACTAAAACGTTAAATCGTAATAAAGCTAGACCTACGATCCTATTCTGCTTGCTTCCAGCATTAAAATGCTCTGTCCACCATACCGACCAACGACAGTATAACAGCTAAACAAACGACCTCTCTTTTTGGGTTACACTAGATATCGCCAATCCAGAATAGAGTATGGTATTACTGTGTACCACTACTCAGTATTCTCACAAAAGTCTCATAGAATTCTAACAATAATCTGGATAATACTTGTGTGAGCTGTCTTTGAATTCTACAAATACAGGTCTGCCGTAAATCTGCTTGcagatttcatttcttattgtAAGTTAAAAATTTCACTGGGACGTGAGAAAATTGTTCTGTCAAACAGAAGCGTCTTACCCTTCTCCTATACTGTTTTGGATATCAACATAGTCTTCTTCCGAGGTTCGATGTTTGAATCGGATGCAAGTGTTTTTGTCAATAGTCTTCATAGCATCATAAATGACTTCTTTCTCTTGATTAGCTGAAACATTACATCATAACAACGTATTATGTTTTTCACAAAACTCCTGTGTACCTGAAAAACGTACAGTATGAACCAGTAATTTCATAAGGTACAGCATATTTCCCATCCCAATCTCGCAGATTGTTCCATTTAAGCTGTGAATTTGGTGGTAGTGCATTCAGCATTAAATTACCACTAAATATAGCAATGCTGTAGTCATGCGGAACATTTCCGTCTGATTTTCGCGAAACTTACCCGTGCGCATTTCGCAGCTGCAAGATATCACCCCTTCTCTGATGTTGGATATCAATAGATGGACCCTTAATAAGAAAATGCTTActcgaaagagaaaaaaaagcgaacaaacaccagaaatttcttctttaatttcttgGTCTTTAATAGATGAGAAGTCTTCTGTGTTTGGGAAAAATAGTTTATTCACTTCTGGATTCATCGAAAATAACACTTTGACAGCAGTTCTATACATCTCCGACCTCCCACACATTAGACATTAGGTGGATCTCTGGAGATACCCACAAATGAATAACCGTCTTTGGTGTTTTTTGTCTCTTCACGTTACATCTAAACTGTAGTGTAAACTCTATTTCCTAGtccgactttttttcttgcaaccaCCAATCATACACTTTTAGTTTTGGTCTGATCTTGATTACTCTTAAAACTTGTgaccaataaaaatttctttctcgtttccTAAGGTAGAGAGAGAAGAGTGTGCGAAAGTAGATAAAGAATCATATAATTTATCTCAGGTTCCTTCTTACTACATAGTTTAATTGATACTGTACCAAGTGGCGCAGAAAAAATAGAGCGCCTCCTGTCGAGCAAGTAAGTTTCTATTCGCTTAATGGCCCCTTATTGCTAAATTAAGGTAGTGCGGAAGTCCCAGGGAGACCGACGTAGAGTTCACGTCGTAAATTATGAAATCACCGTCGCTCCGCTCAAGTTCCTCCAATCGTCGTTAGAAAtgacggcgtggaagacggcgtggaagacggcgtttttttttttctctcctacgAAGTAAATTAGAACGCATCATCTCTGTGACGAGAAGCTGTCCACGACCGAGAAGTTGGAGACCAATGATGCCTCCATATCAGAATATTtgagtaaaaccaatggatgGGCTGCTGAGCCGATTGCAGTCTGTACAAGGGGACGTTGTCGAACGAAaatcgtaggaacaaacgccgttcccacgcagtttttttttaagacgacTAGGGAAATCTGAACAGAGCCACGCTGGTtaccgtaatctacaatcatAACTCTCCCGTTTCACTGAGTTTTCCGTACCACGTCCTACGGTGCCCATAATTAAGATTGGCAATAAATACAGGATGCGAATCTCCTTAAATAAAACCGTCACTTCCCAGCAGCAACCTACCTAATTAACTATTAAGAAGTAATGTCTCATACAAGGAGCGCGAACCAGTGCTGGAAAACAGCCACATTTCTTAGCCATTATTTCACGACAATGGAGGTAATGTGGTACCTTCAAAGGcaataaattcgaaaaaaaaaactgaagagttTTCTTAAAGAGATTCAGtgacaattctaatttctgaCAATTTTGTCTATAACTTAAGAGTTTAAGTTTAAGACTAGAATtccaagtatttttttcttaaaaatattaCAACGTAGATCAAATGAGATACTTCCCAAATGGGGCCATCACCAACGTTTTTGATTATACGTTGATAGCAGATTTCAGCTATTAGTTAggtagaacttttttttaattacaaaAAGCGTTACTTGCCCTTTCAGTAGCGATGATGAAGtggaaaacaacgaaaaagtagagaaacaCGTAGGAAGCACCCATGTTAGAAAACATTATCACGGTATTTTGGTTTAACAATAGATATGAATGCGATTAAGTCGATTATTCTGTTTACGACCGATTAGAATGCTTAACTTTTTccaacaaacaataaaaagcaAGCTTAGGGTGAGAATTCAAACAAAATGCTTCCATAAACAATCAACATCACagcaatattttattatttgataaCATGAGAGCAAAATTTGCGGATGTATTATCCTGAAGTATCGATGGATCTAATTGGAAAATCAAAATGAGAACGCTTGTCCTAGCAATAGTATGTTACGCAATGTTTACTTATACACTGTCAAACAGAGTACGTTGATCCTTATTTATCCGTAATACTTATGATGCGGTGGAGGATTTTTCACTCTGCAAGAGATCCCTATTCTAATTTCTTCACGTACATTAGTCCTTTTATTCATAGATCATCAAAATGGATTGTCAATTGGCATCATTTGCTTGTCTACAATCAGTGTGCTTATGCTCTTGAATTATTAGTGCGTACTTGCCATTGCAATGTTGTACCACCCCGACAAGCTGACCTTCTACAGTAATACTACTACGAAAGTAATTCCAAAGCGTTGCGGAGATACCTAGGCTAGTAACAATCCTTAAATATAGAATTACAGAAGTTGTGAATGAATTTGTATCTAAGCTTGACAATCTCTTCGCTTAATGAGAAGAATGGGGCgtgtgtggtgtagcggttagagattccgcttcctgcgcagtcgatcggaggttcgaattcgcctgCTCCAGCCTTCTCCTCCGAGTATAAATTGGTATCGACTTGTCTGGGGGATAAAGCACTACTTGAAATCGGCTagcaccgcaagtcattgtatgagtaacgttcgtaaacctcaaacgatttaaATTGAAGGGGGGGCAgatttaactttaactttaatgaGAAGCATGTAGCAAATTTGTATCATTTGAGATTCTACCCAGTAAATGTGTCTTTTAAACTTCACCTGAGATATCAAAATAACATGAGACATTATGAAAAGTATCATCCAAATAAGACTTGTAGTATTCCAATCGTTAGGGGATGACCGAAACGCAACTTCTTGTGGTTCGCATAATGTAGAAGGGAAAGAAATCTTACAGTATCTAGAGTTGGTCCACGTAACTGTCCATGAAATGTATGTGTCCTAGCATAgttcggtcaaaacgacatgaatctcAATACAGCTGTTATGAGCGGTTACGCTGGAGGCGGCGGCGTGCAGCTAATggttaggatcgtggtggAACCACGGGGAACTGCGCCTATaggtggtgctagcaaaggtcccctCACGATTGTAATTGTtagcttcaccgcaccgcgtCGAGCGCTGAAATTAAGCAACTGtatcgagcttcatgtcgttttgactatgGCACATATCATTGCCATAGAATTAGAAACTGAGCGTGTATTGCTGTCTGGAATCAACCCACAGTCCCAGGGTTTTGTGTTCACGGATAAACTGCAGTTCTTGACGTCAGTCAGTGTTTACAATTGATTAATTAGGGTATTTTTAGAACAACTGTTGTTACACGCCCAATTGCATTAATGAGAAGATCAGCTAAAATCTGCAAAGAAACTGTGGAAACCCCATACTGTAGTACATTTAATTGTAACACGATGTAACACTGGGAAAATGTTCTATTTGATATTCATACGATAGACTTGCACAAAGTACATATGGAGTAACTTgcattaaataataatagtttaaCAACGAAAGCGGATTGAAATAATTGAGTAATTGTCCTAGTAAGAATGCTTTTTCATGAAGCCGAGATAGCATATTCtattaaaaacaacaacaacaaaaaacctGACCAGAATCTCTCGATTTTTCCGAATGAAAGCAATTTGCGTCACAGACAGAAGcgaataaaattatgaaaacttttctttaCAGACAAATATTGAGGCTGATTCATATTGAGAACTAATGTGATACTTTAATATTCTCTTATCAGAGTTTTATTCATGCGAAAATCACTCCGGAATTTCTCACGTTTCATGACAACAGGTGTTTAATTAGTATTCATAGGTTCTACTAAAACAAATTGCATCCTTTGCCATATCGAGATagtgttttgtacgatgcatTGAAATTTATACAAAAATGTCTTATATTTTGCTTCTCTATGCCTCTCTGTGAAATAATCACTGCCTCTGCGTATCAGAAgagtgttaaaggcagcatatcatcaatgttaaaggcatctgACGTGGTAAAGGAATCCGTGGAAAACGCTGGCGATGGGGTTGCAGATTCCTGGAttcagggtggttccgctcatctctcccgaatcgtcgtaaaaaaaacgacgtgtgATCAGCTTTTGTCCCTAGGGactacgttagaacgctccccTGTGTACACACACGTTCCTGTTCCCTCAACAGCCTACTCAtaggttttacttgaataggatGGTGTGAAGACATCTTCAATAGTCGACTGCTCGCTAGTAGACGCGGCGCGCGCTACTAGCGAGGTCTCAAAGGTGACgggggcggtcgttaggtgCCTACAAGCTGTCGGCCACTGCCGATCATgtgcagccgaataagtgcctaCGGAAAAGGCTGTCGGTAGCCCAGAGCAGGCATGTTTTAGGTTAACTGTGGTCATCAACCCACGCTCAGTCATCACCATGTCGCTGTACttgtattgcaattacgtAAGCAATTGGCTTAAAgaaaggttcaaagaacaagaagGTAACAACGTAACAgcgtagaaaaagaaacaaaaaaaaacgaaaatgctgaaaattaggcaaaaatgtaggaaatttgttcaaaaacaaaacaacaccaGAAAACATAAAGCTGACGGCGTTGAGTTTTGTTACAGTTATTACTTAACAATTGCACtagtcaaaaaaatttttatacgTTTAGTCGAGACATCACCATATTGAATTGAGGCTCCAAAGCATGAtaaaatctgattttttttttgaatgtcaaGTTAGATAgcgttttctttaaaatcattAATTACACGCAATTTTTATTGTCATTCTTCTCGCATTTCGTCATACCACAATTATTTTATCCATCTTTTTAAAATCTGCTTATCTGAAAACGGGTTCTATTTTTGGTTCAGCACGGTTCCAAAGATGtgtatttttcaacaaatcaaaaacttGTTTTCTGTATCTGCATACAGCAGAACCTTCAACATTCATCAATGTTTCAAACACTCTTTGTTCTCGTGATGAACTGCCTTAGGAACTAGCTTGCGAAAATCCTTCCTTTTCATGCAAAAAGCTGGAACTTCCTCGCCTTGTTTTCAAGAACTTCTTTGACGAAAACTGAAGTGATGTGGCGAATCGTTCTGTTAAGTgcgactgttttttttttaaccatctTTGCACTACGGTACATTCGAAAGCGTTTTCATCACCTCACActttgattaaaggcatcaccccacgaatctgaggtgacgcagaattcaggtggagtattcgtatacgggatggatgactacggagaagggggtgattctgttcatttcttcctaattgccgtaaaaaaaatggcccaaaaaatgcggcttcgggcattctggaGCACTATTTTttgcaaggagttcgactggagtgcgccagccttgtgcggcgccgcatcttccgggccgttttttacggcaattaggaagccatggacgaaatcacctccctctccgtagtctcccatcccgtatacgaatactccatctgaaatctgcaccacctcagattcgtggggtgatacctttaaattcTGAACCGGATCTGTAAGTGCATTATCTtctatttctgaaatttcatgTGCAGTCGTTTTACCTATCTCTATACGTGAACGATCGATGCTCCATTCATAGGCAATAGCAGCGATAACATGCTCCTgtgaggcatgtttcgcaccgtATTGATGGGTGACGCATTGCAAAtgaaattgtcgtaaaaaaaacgccgtCTTCCACGTCGTTTTCACGACGGTCAGGGAGATTAGGGGCGAAACCCCCTCGGATACTGTCGATTTTAcgaccccatctctagcttttctcgcAAATCCCCACCACCGAGTTATACTGATGGTATGCAGCCATTGACGCTTTCCTGACATGCGCCGACAATGACAATTTTTTAGCAGCACAAGACATGAACACTAATTCAACAGCTGTTATCATGAAACGTAGGGATTCCGAAGTGATTTTTACATGAATCGTTTTTTAATAGCAGAAAATATCAGACTCTAAAGCAAGGTTTTATATGAATCAACACcaatatgtatgtacatgcATCAAAACACTTTGATGTTTTGCTGCTTGCGTTTAACGTTTATCGCAttcaatataaaaataatgagattCTAGGGAAACTCTCGTTCTCAGCGAATGCGAATCTGCTCGTTTTATCATCACAGTAGCATTACCGTAATTGTTGTCGGTTGTTTCTCACCGAGGCCAAAACATCTCCTCCAGAACAATTTTGTCATGACATCAAACGTTGAAATTTTCCTACACGGCTTTTCGTTATTTCAATCACATTTTTTGCtatcttttaaaatttgccttaattatttgattagtttattttaaattttgaataatatttATCCAGCGAACTAAAAATTG
The Necator americanus strain Aroian chromosome I, whole genome shotgun sequence genome window above contains:
- a CDS encoding hypothetical protein (NECATOR_CHRI.G801.T2); the protein is MLNALPPNSQLKWNNLRDWDGKYAVPYEITGSYSNQEKEVIYDAMKTIDKNTCIRFKHRTSEEDYVDIQNSIGEGCYTVVGRYGGQSILMLEASRIGSCIKYDVVIHEMLHVLGLWHEHMRNDRDKYVKVHEENVLEGYQNQFGKLLSTDAYTYGVPYDYLSIMHYEKNAFAKPGTITLETLDSKYQDLIGKQKEPSKNDYKKICHIYECSICYGETTDYQTSETTSESTTTTTSPSVTRTTPLPPFTAECKDKDVACGGLLNKGMLNCSDAYYSNLCCASCKLLIEAIAFNRRTTQQPNTRLVSRESLPPPLPDFSAADSIYRCEDKEPVRCKELAENHLLKCLTEIADVNLCCRTCNRILDYLVRIRHFV